AGAATCTGAATTTGATCATTTAGTAGCCAATGTGGATAATAAAACAGAAGATGTAATTGCCACACTGGAAAGAAAACTGGAAGATTTAAAAAAACAGCACGCTAAAGCAACAAAATAGTAGGCTATGGCTTTCGAAAAATTAAAAGAAAATACCGAGCAGATTCAGGATAATGCCAAAGCATTATTGGAAAGCAACGTGGCTTACTATAAACTATGGTTTTTTAAAGTAGCCATGAAATCAACAACAATGATACTTAAAATATTCCTTTTGAGTATATTTTTGATGTTGATGGTACTTTTCTTGTCCATTGCCGGAGCTTTTGCTTTAGGAAACCTGTTGGGCAGTTATGCCCTTGGTTTTTTAATCGTTGGAATTTTATATTTAATCTTATGTATCGTTGTATATTATATCAAAGATAAAATTGTGGAAGGCCCGATTCTTGAAAAATTCTCTGAATTCTTTTTCAATGACTAATTATGGAAAAAAAGAAATATTCATCATACGATGAAATCAATCGTGAACTGGAAATATTAAAAATCCAAAAAGAGTTGGACTATCAACGGCTGGTATATGCTGTTGAAAAAACCAGGGACAATCTTACTCCCAGAATTCTTACATCCGGATTTATGGGTTCTGTAGGTTCTTTTTTCACCAGGTCGGGAACGATACAAAATCTTATTCTTAGCTTTATATTCAACAGGTTATTCAAATAAAAAAGAGGCTTTACAGCCTCTTTTCTTTTGATATTTTTTATTCTTCTTCCTGAATCGGAGTATCGTGATTTGGCCTTGCGCCGTCATCCTTTTTCTTTTTCTGAACATTTTTCATAGCTTCACCAACCTGGTTTGAAGCTGTAAATGAAGCTACCATGTTGTTAAGCATGTCACTACCGGCCTGAGGCGAATTCGGTAATAAGATCAGGTTCGAATTGGTATCGGAACCAATTGCCTGCAACGTATCATAATGCTGTGTTACCACAATTAAGGCAGAGGCTTCCTGTGAATTAATACCTACTTTATTCAACACATCCACACTTTCTACTAATCCGCGTGCAATTTCTCTACGCTGATCGGCAATACCCTGACCTTGTAAACGCTTGCTTTCCGCTTCTGCTTTAGCTTTGGCTACAATACGGATACGGCTTGCTTCTGCTTCATATTCGGCAGCAGTTTTTTCACGATCGGCAGCATTAATTCTGTTCATCGCATTTTTAACCTGAATATCCGGATCAATATCCGTGATTAGTGTATTGATAATATCATAACCGTAAGTAGTCATCGCTTCATTTAATTCGCGTTTTACAGCTACAGCAATATCATCTTTTCTTTCAAAAACATCATCTAATTTTAATTTAGGAACTTCGGCACGAACCACGTCAAATACATAAGAAGTGATCTGATCATGCGGATATTCTAATTTATAGAAAGCATCATACACTTTTTCCTGAATTACTTTAAACTGAACGGAAACTTTCATTTTAACGAACACGTTATCTTTTGTTTTCGTTTCAATAATAACATCCAATTGCTGGATTCTTAAATTCACTTTTCCTGCAATCCTGTCAATAACCGGAATTTTTAATTGTAATCCGGAATGGCGAATACTATTGAATTTCCCGAAACGCTCCACAATTGCAGACGATTGTTGCTTAACCGTAAAGAAGGAGGCTAAAAAAAGAAATACAACTATAATAATAATGGCATAACTAAACATAAGAATGTAGTTTAAAAGGTTAATTCGGTTAAGATACAAAATAATAGAAAAAAACCTCCAATAAATTGGAGGTTTCATCATATTTATAACGTACTTATTGCTTTTTGTATTCGCTGTACGGTTTCTTCTTTACCTATCATTTCCACGATATCAAACAAGTGTGGTCCTTTTAAAGCCCCTACAAGGCTCAAACGGAACGGTTGCATCACTTTGCCCATTCCTATCTCGTTTTTCGTTATCCAGTCCTTTACAATCGTTTCTATAGTAACGGAAGTAAAATCACCAATGTTTTCAATAACAGAGATTAATTCCTGCATAATAGCTCCAGTATCTTCTTTCCAGTTTTTAGCTGCTTTTTCATCATAAGCGATTGGTGCTGCAAAAAAGAAATCGGACAAATCATATAAGTCGGTTACAAACGTAGCGCGTTCTTTTACCAAAGCCACTGCTTTTTCAACATACGCTTTTTCAACAGTAATGCCTTTTTCTTTTAAAATCATATCAAACTTTTCTGCCAGTGATGCATTGTTTTCTTTTACAAGATAATGATGGTTGAACCATTTATTCTTTTCCGGATCAAATTTAGCACCGGCTTTATGAACACGGTTCAAATCGAATTTCGCTATCAGTTCCTCTAAAGAAAATAACTCCTGATCGGTTCCGTCATTCCAGCCTAATAAAGCTAAAAAGTTAATAACCGCTCCAGGGAAAAAACCTTTTTCTCTATAACCGGACGATTTCTCTCCCGAAACAGGATTTGTCCAATCCAACGGAAATACCGGGAATCCTAACTTATCGCCATCACGTTTCGAAAGCTTACCATTACCAACCGGTTTTAATATCAGCGGTAAATGTGCAAACTTAGGTGCTTCCCAGCCAAAAGCTTTGTATAACAATTCATGCAGTGGGAGAGAAGGCAGCCATTCTTCACCGCGAATCACATGTGAAGTCTCCATCAAATGGTCATCTACTATATTCGCTAAATGATACGTTGGCATACCATCACTTTTAAACAATACTTTATCGTCTAATAAATTCGTTTCAAACTTGATGTCACCACGAATGATATCGTTTAAATGCAAGGTTTCATCAACAGGCGTTTTAAAACGAATCACATACTCTTCACCGTTAGCAATACGCTCGGCAACTTTTTCTGCAGCATTGGTAAGCGAATTATCCAATTGCTCCCGAACAGTATGATTGTATATAAATGTTTTACCGGTTTCTTCTGCAGTCTTTCTCAAATGATCCAGGCTTTCGGCTGTATCAAAAGCATAATATGCCCATCCGGAATTTAATAACTGATCTGCATATTCCTTATATAAGGCCTTACGTTCACTTTGACGATAAGGTCCGAACTTTTCATTTTTACCGATAGTTTCATCCGGAGCAATACCCAACCATTCCAGTGCTTCCATAATATAAACTTCCGCTCCCGGAACAAAACGATTCTGATCGGTATCCTCTATTCTTAAATAAAAGGTACCGCCATGTTTTTTAGCAAATAAATA
This region of Flavobacterium inviolabile genomic DNA includes:
- a CDS encoding phage holin family protein; the protein is MAFEKLKENTEQIQDNAKALLESNVAYYKLWFFKVAMKSTTMILKIFLLSIFLMLMVLFLSIAGAFALGNLLGSYALGFLIVGILYLILCIVVYYIKDKIVEGPILEKFSEFFFND
- a CDS encoding DUF6327 family protein, which translates into the protein MEKKKYSSYDEINRELEILKIQKELDYQRLVYAVEKTRDNLTPRILTSGFMGSVGSFFTRSGTIQNLILSFIFNRLFK
- the gltX gene encoding glutamate--tRNA ligase, translated to MSKPVRVRFAPSPTGPLHIGGVRTALFNYLFAKKHGGTFYLRIEDTDQNRFVPGAEVYIMEALEWLGIAPDETIGKNEKFGPYRQSERKALYKEYADQLLNSGWAYYAFDTAESLDHLRKTAEETGKTFIYNHTVREQLDNSLTNAAEKVAERIANGEEYVIRFKTPVDETLHLNDIIRGDIKFETNLLDDKVLFKSDGMPTYHLANIVDDHLMETSHVIRGEEWLPSLPLHELLYKAFGWEAPKFAHLPLILKPVGNGKLSKRDGDKLGFPVFPLDWTNPVSGEKSSGYREKGFFPGAVINFLALLGWNDGTDQELFSLEELIAKFDLNRVHKAGAKFDPEKNKWFNHHYLVKENNASLAEKFDMILKEKGITVEKAYVEKAVALVKERATFVTDLYDLSDFFFAAPIAYDEKAAKNWKEDTGAIMQELISVIENIGDFTSVTIETIVKDWITKNEIGMGKVMQPFRLSLVGALKGPHLFDIVEMIGKEETVQRIQKAISTL
- a CDS encoding SPFH domain-containing protein, with the translated sequence MFSYAIIIIVVFLFLASFFTVKQQSSAIVERFGKFNSIRHSGLQLKIPVIDRIAGKVNLRIQQLDVIIETKTKDNVFVKMKVSVQFKVIQEKVYDAFYKLEYPHDQITSYVFDVVRAEVPKLKLDDVFERKDDIAVAVKRELNEAMTTYGYDIINTLITDIDPDIQVKNAMNRINAADREKTAAEYEAEASRIRIVAKAKAEAESKRLQGQGIADQRREIARGLVESVDVLNKVGINSQEASALIVVTQHYDTLQAIGSDTNSNLILLPNSPQAGSDMLNNMVASFTASNQVGEAMKNVQKKKKDDGARPNHDTPIQEEE